One genomic window of Salvelinus alpinus chromosome 9, SLU_Salpinus.1, whole genome shotgun sequence includes the following:
- the LOC139530508 gene encoding photoreceptor cilium actin regulator-like translates to MGCSPSKGNNFPGQATFRSGRTLLPGGQESQGKSQSNDGGSGGSSGTGDTDGETWERGSGESRLAGQNYSVQKEAPSTPQKKRPSLTELVPEGVILDRKVVTQETGPHVKEKQGDSQDMADKKGGRKPKKNGKGIKPTKKKEKEKKSPLVEQKVDFPEPLVKAHQAVYAYLNPSISKYEILLRLLDQATQTQVSVQPMVTFMAMRYEEINRRLEEMADEGERLLKDNGEHLAWPSPMKNLSSFPPLTSGSTNVESSPDLLQQLLQYTTQRMQNVGQSVGGIGNSALEEAAEYFSSVSELLEEKLKAKRNVETRLMQLLTRIEAASLRTTGPEDSALFSEDSGIGAESESLAGSERIHRESCEYTATNQTTPYSPIGSNAPLVRQGAPRRKFTKKVSPSNSLNSIDSACTRMGKEHKDTESLLGSAFLDDGEEDDNDEEGEEEGEGGRKQSNSLPSDPNQQPNRLVPRRIENPQNVEMTLKMKDAISGRIRFVPSQCDSAKTKPTDSHKTSRRQWTEGEERSPKRPQTAAPVLRAIKKTPVPKEGRSQSVESLRSKGEDPTLLELERTQRDLSQRLERMSKGRMEENAKTGPTKQNPGYTAKSLASKRLQSTLRKNNNTFPIQDKAGLTKCSSWEQGASKDMKEENEKKDKTTTKGLLKATPPPSPPLSPRLSSGLYRGRNSVKRLIDTFSQGVEEPKQEASKMLGPIEGVRKCGVLVMPGVGDIEAILSSGVSSCRTDDLDVQSLPPPPLEVLMDNSFEGAQILTVSDVDDGVASRGRSPIPKRAMASQKLRASMQSVTLLPSRGNLPQRSSSMPPARTVRQDTSASSRVSHNEPQLEVNPETEEAATLYKQSRKVIHLRHSSESPMKKGQAVPRWPSPNRAASGCRQSDDSPFKTVPPTSTVSIQPPTTLPVSRARILPSTPSTPTGLHRRFPSPPTFRTLSTLPSSTSPPVIRKLPTPPPLQRRLPSPPASRQVMNPNSSSSGSTHSFKAPSPPASPRVQRWRRENSDDSTPGSSAISQLISNARSVFCPASPSLFEAQPCSVPQYPQTWASTGGHVVPRPWGDRGRLPMSVRGPQPFIRRSHSDQRPSLSLPPRATIVSFAETCGSEPAINTQGLEDGPTRDDKSWDSKSDLRWNARSASHPDLCIVGQGLTL, encoded by the exons ATGGGCTGTTCCCCGTCTAAAGGTAACAATTTTCCGGGTCAGGCCACCTTTAGGAGCGGAAGGACACTACTACCAGGGGGCCAAGAGAGTCAAGGGAAGTCCCAGTCTAATGATGGAGGGAGTGGAGGCTCCTCCGGAACAGGAGACACAGATGGAGAGACTTGGGAGAGAGGAAGTGGGGAGAGTAGACTGGCTGGTCAGAACTACTCTGTTCAGAAGGAAGCACCTTCAACCCCACAGAAAAAGAGACCCTCCCTGACCGAGTTGGTTCCAGAGGGGGTCATCCTTGACAGAAAAGTGGTGACTCAAGAGACAGGGCCACATGTAAAAGAGAAACAAGGAGATAGTCAAGACATGGCTGACAAAAAGGGTGGACGAAAACCAAAGAAAAATGGCAAAGGAATCAAACCGACCaaaaagaaagagaaggagaaaaaaTCTCCCCTTGTGGAGCAGAAAGTAGATTTTCCGGAACCTTTAGTGAAAGCCCACCAGGCTGTGTATGCCTATTTAAACCCAAGCATCAGCAAATATGAGATTCTGCTGCGGCTCCTGGACCAGGCGACCCAAACCCAGGTGTCTGTGCAGCCAATGGTGACCTTCATGGCTATGCGCTACGAGGAAATCAACCGACGGCTGGAGGAAATGGCAGACGAGGGTGAAAGGCTTCTGAAGGACAATGGGGAGCATCTCGCCTGGCCAAGCCCAATGAAAAACCTATCCAGTTTCCCCCCCCTCACGTCTGGATCCACCAATGTTGAGTCTTCACCAGACCTCTTGCAGCAGCTACTTCAGTATACCACTCAAAGGATGCAAAATGTGGGCCAGTCTGTGGGTGGCATTGGGAACTCTGCCTTAGAGGAGGCGGCTGAGTACTTCAGCTCTGTCTCTGAGCTGCTGGAGGAGAAATTAAAAGCTAAGCGTAATGTGGAGACAAGACTGATGCAGTTGCTGACTCGCATTGAGGCTGCCTCACTCCGTACGACCGGACCAGAGGACTCTGCATTGTTCAGTGAGGACAGTGGAATTGGGGCCGAGAGCGAGTCACTAGCTGGGTCTGAAAGAATTCACCGTGAAAGCTGTGAGTACACCGCGACCAACCAAACCACTCCTTACAGTCCCATTGGCAGCAATGCTCCCCTAGTCCGGCAAGGGGCACCAAGGCGAAAGTTTACCAAGAAAGTGAGTCCAAGCAACTCCCTAAACTCCATAGACTCGGCCTGCACCAGAATGGGTAAAGAGCATAAAGACACAGAGTCACTATTAGGATCTGCCTTTTTAGATGATGGTGAGGAGGATGACAATgatgaggagggggaagaggagggagaaggtggCAGGAAGCAATCTAACTCCTTACCATCTGATCCTAACCAGCAACCTAATCGCCTGGTTCCCAGGCGCATAGAGAACCCTCAAAATGTGGAAATGACCCTGAAAATGAAAGATGCCATAAGTGGTCGGATTAGATTTGTTCCCTCCCAATGTGACAGTGCCAAAACTAAACCAACAGATAGCCACAAGACCAGCAGGCGCCAGTGGACAGAGGGGGAGGAGCGATCACCAAAAAGGCCCCAAACAGCAGCCCCTGTACTGAGGGCAATTAAAAAGACCCCTGTTCCCAAAGAGGGCCGTTCACAGTCTGTAGAATCCCTCCGCAGCAAAGGTGAAGATCCAACATTGCTTGAACTAGAGAGGACACAGAGGGATCTGAGTCAGAGGCTAGAGAGGATGAGCAAAGGCAGGATGGAAGAGAATGCCAAGACAGGTCCCACTAAACAGAACCCAGGATATACTGCAAAGTCCCTGGCATCCAAACGTCTACAATCCACCCTGCGGAAGAACAACAACACTTTTCCAATTCAGGACAAGGCAGGGCTTACTAAGTGTAGCTCCTGGGAACAGGGGGCAAGCAAGGACATGAAggaggaaaatgaaaagaaagacAAGACAACCACCAAGGGGCTGTTGAAAGCCACCCCACCTCCTAGCCCTCCACTGTCACCTCGTCTGTCCTCAGGGCTGTACCGGGGAAGGAATTCTGTCAAAAGGCTGATTGACACCTTCAGCCAGGGGGTGGAAGAGCCCAAACAAGAGGCCTCCAAAATGTTAGGGCCTATCGAAGGTGTTCGAAAGTGTGGGGTCCTTGTTATGCCTGGAGTAGGTGACATCGAGGCCATACTAAGCAGTGGGGTCAGCAGTTGTAGGACAGATGACTTAGACGTACAAAGTCTGCCACCCCCTCCTCTTGAGGTCCtgatggacaattcctttgaaggTGCACAAATCCTCACAGTAAGCGACGTAGACGATGGGGTTGCAAGTAGGGGCCGATCCCCTATTCCCAAGAGGGCTATGGCATCTCAGAAGCTGCGTGCTTCCATGCAGTCTGTGACATTGCTACCCAGCAGAGGCAACCTGCCCCAGCGCTCGAGCAGCATGCCCCCTGCCCGGACTGTACGGCAGGATACCTCTGCTAGTTCCAGGGTTAGCCACAATGAGCCTCAGCTGGAGGTAAACCCAGAGACAGAGGAGGCGGCCACTCTCTACAAGCAATCCAGAAAAGTAATCCACTTGCGGCACTCCTCAGAGTCTCCGATGAAGAAAGGTCAGGCTGTGCCCAGGTGGCCCTCTCCCAATCGAGCTGCATCGGGATGTAGACAAAGCGATGACAGCCCCTTTAAGACAGTGCCTCCCACTTCAACCGTCAGTATCCAACCACCTACCACCCTGCCTGTATCTAGAGCTCGAATACTGCCTTCCACACCTTCAACCCCAACCGGCTTGCATCGAAGATTCCCCAGTCCCCCCACCTTCAGAACGCTGTCTACGCTTCCATCCTCAACCAGCCCTCCGGTCATTCGCAAActtcccaccccaccaccacttcAGAGAAGACTCCCAAGCCCACCTGCCTCAAGACAAGTAATGAACCCAAACTCCAGCTCTTCTGGCTCCACACATTCTTTCAAGGCACCCTCACCACCAGCGTCCCCTAGGGTACAAAGATGGAGACGAGAGAACAGCGACGACTCCACCCCAGGGTCTTCAGCTATCTCTCAGTTAATCAGTAACGCTCGCTCTGTTTTCTGCCCGGCCTCGCCCTCACTGTTTGAGGCCCAGCCTTGTTCCGTACCCCAGTACCCACAGACTTGGGCCTCCACCGGTGGCCATGTTGTCCCACGTCCTTGGGGAGATCGTGGCAGGCTCCCTATGTCCGTGCGAGGGCCACAGCCTTTCATCCGACGCAGCCACTCAGACCAGAGGCCCAGTCTAAGCCTGCCGCCCAGGGCAACCATCGTCTCATTCGCAGAGACTTGTGGGAGTGAGCCAGCCATCAACACACAAGG GCTGGAGGACGGGCCAACCAGAGACGACAAGTCATGGGACAGCAAATCGGACTTAAGATGGAATGCCCGCTCTGCTTCGCACCCGGACCTATGCATTGTGGGTCAGGGCCTTACATTGTGA